A window of the Henckelia pumila isolate YLH828 chromosome 3, ASM3356847v2, whole genome shotgun sequence genome harbors these coding sequences:
- the LOC140889451 gene encoding uncharacterized protein → MTVNQEECSTPTWMVYVDGSSTSTGSGAGIVVESPKGDKFQYAIKFLFPATNNEAEYESFIMRIKLALSVGAKRLTYTATPNLSSVKLMENFEAKEDKMLGYLIQVNELLSRLDSYDVKEIPRMENESADRLAKLSSSLANIDNRKITFLTYGKEETDGSDVTIFCADSEEPSWKDEIIDYLMWGNQPANQVEAQKLRVRASRFTIIDGKLYKRGFSSPYLKFLKPAKGNYVLREIHEGICGNHLDGRALAGKALCQGYFWPMMKQDTIELAKHYHACQEHANFHHQPATILHPLESPLDFSQWGMDLVGPFPLATGQRKFLTVAVDYFTKWVEAEPLAKISEREVINFLWKNIVCRFGIPQTLVSDNGTQFFGAKIKYWCKVLSIKQFFTSVENPQANGQTEVTNRTILQHLKTRLGNAKGKWVDELPSVLWAYRM, encoded by the coding sequence ATGACAGTAAATCAAGAAGAATGCTCCACCCCGACTTGGATGGTTTATGTCGATGGGTCATCAACCTCTACAGGAAGCGGTGCAGGTATAGTTGTGGAGAGCCCAAAGggagataaatttcaatatgccaTCAAATTTCTATTCCCTGCAACGAATAATGAGGCAGAATATGAATCTTTCATCATGAGAATTAAATTGGCCCTGTCGGTAGGAGCAAAAAGACTGACGTACACAGCGACTCCCAACTTATCGTCAGTCAAGTTAATGGAAAATTTTGAAGCGAAGGAAGATAAAATGCTGGGGTACCTCATTCAAGTGAATGAGCTTCTCTCACGTTTGGACAGCTACGATGTAAAGGAGATACCTAGAATGGAAAATGAGTCAGCGGACCGCCTGGCCAAGTTATCAAGCTCTTTGGCCAACATTGATAATAGGAAAATTACATTCCTAACATATGGCAAGGAAGAAACTGATGGAAGTGATGTTACAATATTTTGTGCTGACAGCGAAGAACCTAGTTGGAAAGATGAAATAATCGACTATTTGATGTGGGGTAACCAACCTGCTAACCAAGTCGAAGCTCAAAAACTTAGAGTGAGAGCTTCTCGGTTCACGATCATTGACGGAAAACTGTATAAAAGAGGTTTCTCTTCACCTTACCTAAAGTTTCTAAAGCCAGCCAAAGGAAACTATGTGCTccgtgaaattcatgaaggaataTGTGGAAATCACTTAGACGGCAGAGCTCTCGCGGGGAAAGCATTATGCCAAGGGTACTTTTGGCCAATGATGAAGCAAGACACTATTGAGTTAGCGAAACACTATCACGCATGTCAAGAGCATGCTAATTTCCATCACCAGCCGGCTACAATCTTACATCCCCTGGAAAGTCCTTTAGATTTTTCTCAATGGGGAATGGATTTGGTAGGTCCTTTTCCTCTTGCTACAGGACAAAGAAAATTTTTGACAGTTGCTGtggattatttcaccaaatgggtCGAAGCTGAACCATTGGCCAAAATATCTGAAAGAGAAGTAATCAATTTTTTATGGAAGAATATAGTATGCAGATTTGGCATTCCTCAAACCTTGGTTTCAGACAATGGAACTCAGTTCTTTGGAGCgaaaataaaatattggtgCAAAGTACTTTCCATCAAACAGTTCTTCACTTCTGTCGAGAATCCTCAAGCCAATGGGCAAACCGAGGTCACCAACCGGACCATTCTACAGCATCTCAAAACACGCCTAGGCAATGCCAAAGGGAAATGGGTAGATGAGTTGCCAAGTGTTCTATGGGCATAtcgaatgtag